Proteins encoded within one genomic window of Tidjanibacter massiliensis:
- a CDS encoding rhomboid family intramembrane serine protease has protein sequence MAIANGAFRTPPVVANLLIINILVFLAEILLPGRISNALLEFGALSFWKGGDFHIWQPLTYMFLHANFGHIFFNMFALWMFGRGLEYDLGSRRFLTYYIVCGIGAGLIQLGVNWIEYAAAAADPGVPPALLARYAHTYTIGASGAVFGLLLAFGLLHPNNVIMLVFPPIALKAKWFVVIYGVIELVAGISGRGGVAHFAHLGGMLFGWLLLWYWKKKGWIYY, from the coding sequence ATGGCGATAGCTAACGGGGCTTTCAGAACCCCGCCCGTAGTGGCGAACCTGCTGATAATAAACATTCTCGTCTTTCTGGCGGAGATACTGCTGCCGGGAAGGATAAGCAATGCGCTGCTCGAATTCGGGGCGCTGAGTTTCTGGAAAGGGGGCGATTTCCATATCTGGCAGCCGCTGACCTATATGTTCCTGCATGCCAATTTCGGGCATATCTTCTTCAATATGTTCGCCCTGTGGATGTTCGGCAGGGGATTGGAATACGACCTCGGCAGCCGGCGTTTCCTCACCTATTACATCGTCTGCGGTATCGGGGCCGGGCTGATACAGCTCGGGGTGAACTGGATAGAGTATGCGGCCGCCGCTGCCGACCCCGGTGTGCCGCCCGCCTTGCTCGCCCGTTATGCGCATACCTATACGATAGGCGCTTCGGGTGCGGTATTCGGCCTGCTGCTTGCGTTCGGCCTGCTTCATCCGAACAACGTCATTATGCTTGTTTTTCCACCCATCGCTTTGAAAGCTAAATGGTTCGTGGTGATATACGGTGTCATCGAACTCGTAGCGGGCATCAGCGGCCGCGGCGGCGTGGCCCACTTCGCCCATCTGGGCGGCATGCTCTTCGGCTGGCTGCTGCTGTGGTATTGGAAGAAGAAGGGTTGGATATATTATTAG
- a CDS encoding endonuclease/exonuclease/phosphatase family protein → MEDYGYYQKKARRQRSGAPLAVRIIDIVMLVLTVLCTLLLVTAYLAAYIDPRKAWIFAFPGLVFPAIYVAEVLLGLWWVVRWKKYAFGVAAVLLLGIGAAGRFYRPDLRKRYAEPKPSRSELVVMSYNVMGFNNRFAGEGKPTVQLIADLVNANNTDIVCFQELGGDLSKPAVNSFIPDLKYYKAFPYELEWSEGSYFTGLGIYSRYPIVASGLLPADGSDRAFSMWADIRIQRDTVRVFNNHLNSTYIDNDDIDYLSSLKFVSEERTRARFSEIAGKLRESYMRRAPQAELVAEYVAQSPYPVVVCGDFNDTPASFAYRRVTHGLRDAFVEKGSGTSGTYDRLFNMFRIDYILVSEGVEVLHYYTFDNVYSDHMPVAAGLELAAE, encoded by the coding sequence ATGGAAGATTACGGGTATTACCAGAAGAAGGCCCGACGGCAGCGGTCGGGTGCTCCGTTGGCTGTCAGGATAATCGACATCGTCATGCTCGTGCTGACGGTCTTGTGTACGCTGTTGCTCGTTACCGCCTACCTGGCGGCGTATATCGACCCCCGCAAAGCATGGATATTCGCTTTTCCCGGCCTGGTCTTTCCGGCCATCTATGTCGCCGAGGTACTGTTGGGTCTGTGGTGGGTGGTACGATGGAAGAAGTATGCGTTCGGTGTGGCTGCGGTGCTCCTGCTCGGAATCGGGGCGGCAGGCCGTTTCTATCGGCCCGACCTGCGCAAGCGTTATGCGGAGCCCAAACCCTCGCGGAGTGAACTGGTGGTTATGAGTTACAATGTGATGGGGTTCAACAACCGTTTCGCCGGAGAGGGAAAGCCCACCGTACAGTTGATAGCCGACCTCGTCAATGCCAACAATACCGATATCGTTTGTTTTCAGGAGCTCGGCGGCGACCTCTCCAAACCCGCTGTCAATTCGTTTATACCCGACCTGAAATACTACAAGGCATTTCCCTACGAACTCGAATGGTCGGAGGGGAGTTATTTCACGGGATTGGGAATTTACAGCCGTTATCCGATAGTGGCTTCGGGGCTGCTGCCTGCCGACGGCAGCGACCGTGCCTTCTCCATGTGGGCTGACATCCGGATACAGCGGGATACGGTACGGGTGTTCAACAATCATCTTAATTCCACTTATATCGACAACGACGATATCGACTACCTTTCCAGTCTGAAATTCGTTTCGGAAGAGCGTACGCGGGCCCGGTTTTCGGAGATAGCAGGCAAACTGCGCGAGAGCTATATGCGCCGTGCTCCCCAGGCCGAACTGGTGGCGGAGTATGTTGCGCAGTCGCCCTATCCGGTTGTCGTATGCGGTGACTTCAACGATACGCCTGCGTCGTTCGCTTACCGGCGGGTGACGCACGGTCTCCGCGATGCTTTCGTAGAGAAGGGGTCGGGGACTTCGGGTACGTACGACAGGCTTTTCAACATGTTCCGGATAGACTATATCCTCGTCTCGGAGGGGGTGGAGGTCTTGCACTACTACACGTTCGACAATGTCTATTCCGACCATATGCCGGTAGCCGCCGGTCTGGAACTTGCGGCGGAGTAG
- the dinB gene encoding DNA polymerase IV, whose amino-acid sequence MRKIIHIDMDAFYASIEQRDNPRLRGVPVAVGHSGERGVVAAASYEARRYGVRSAMSSRAALARCPGLVFVPARFDVYREVSHRIMDIFFDYTDRVEPLSLDEAYLDVTVNHYNMPSATIIASDIRRRIREATGLTASAGVSVNKFLAKIASDYNKPDGLTVVTGEEAEAFVEGLKIEQFWGVGKVTADRMHGMGIHTGADLKMRSEAELVWHFGKAGHTYYLNARAIDNREVTPDRVRKSVGCENTFFADIGEPEMLERELRATAEEVWRRAGRRDFYGRTVTLKIKYSDFRQITRSHTFPGFVTEYGQFLDASLGLLSGVDLIYGKVRLLGLSIGNPADLEQPQCGQLEFDFPEE is encoded by the coding sequence ATGCGTAAGATAATCCATATCGATATGGATGCTTTCTATGCCTCCATCGAGCAGCGGGACAATCCCCGGCTGCGGGGAGTGCCCGTTGCCGTGGGACATTCGGGCGAACGGGGGGTGGTAGCTGCTGCGAGCTACGAGGCCCGCCGGTACGGGGTGCGTTCGGCCATGTCGTCGCGGGCCGCACTGGCGCGATGTCCCGGACTCGTGTTCGTGCCGGCGAGGTTCGACGTCTATCGGGAAGTGTCGCACCGGATAATGGATATCTTTTTCGACTATACCGACCGGGTGGAGCCCCTTTCGCTCGACGAGGCTTACCTCGATGTCACGGTGAATCACTACAACATGCCTTCGGCCACCATCATCGCTTCGGACATTCGCCGGCGGATAAGGGAGGCCACCGGTCTGACTGCATCGGCCGGCGTGTCGGTCAATAAGTTTCTCGCCAAGATAGCTTCGGATTACAACAAACCCGACGGACTGACGGTGGTGACGGGCGAAGAGGCCGAGGCCTTCGTCGAAGGGCTGAAGATAGAGCAGTTCTGGGGAGTCGGGAAGGTGACCGCCGACAGGATGCACGGGATGGGCATCCATACCGGAGCGGACCTGAAGATGCGCAGCGAGGCCGAACTGGTATGGCACTTCGGCAAGGCGGGGCATACGTATTATCTCAATGCCCGTGCAATAGATAACCGTGAGGTCACGCCGGACAGGGTCCGCAAGTCGGTGGGATGCGAGAATACCTTTTTCGCCGACATAGGGGAACCGGAGATGCTCGAACGCGAACTGCGTGCTACGGCGGAGGAGGTTTGGCGTCGTGCGGGCCGGCGCGATTTCTACGGGCGGACGGTGACGCTCAAAATTAAGTATTCCGATTTCAGGCAGATAACCCGAAGTCATACGTTTCCTGGATTCGTGACAGAGTATGGACAGTTCCTCGATGCGTCGCTCGGTCTGCTGTCGGGCGTAGACCTTATCTACGGCAAGGTAAGGCTGCTGGGGCTGAGTATCGGCAATCCCGCCGACCTCGAACAGCCGCAGTGCGGACAGCTCGAATTCGATTTTCCGGAGGAGTGA
- a CDS encoding copper resistance protein NlpE N-terminal domain-containing protein translates to MKKIPIPFLLSLLLFLTVPACRHTRQSPIRNGSAPEVAAAVDSHNSRNALDWEGSYSGILPCPDRGTATVRLTLSGSKYQLHILYGNGETKETEGEFVWDTTGGIITLHGEVFPSVYRVGENRLIPYGPNGNPLGLPDLEKEGH, encoded by the coding sequence ATGAAAAAAATTCCGATTCCGTTCCTGCTGTCACTCCTTCTGTTCCTGACGGTTCCCGCATGCCGCCATACACGCCAGTCTCCTATACGGAATGGCTCCGCTCCCGAGGTAGCTGCGGCAGTGGATTCCCACAACTCCCGCAATGCGCTCGACTGGGAGGGAAGCTATTCGGGAATCCTACCCTGCCCCGACCGTGGTACGGCAACCGTAAGGCTGACGCTCTCCGGGAGCAAATACCAGCTGCATATCCTCTACGGGAACGGAGAGACGAAAGAAACCGAAGGCGAATTCGTTTGGGATACCACGGGCGGAATCATCACGCTGCACGGAGAGGTTTTCCCATCCGTCTATCGTGTGGGCGAGAACCGTCTCATTCCGTACGGACCGAACGGCAATCCGCTTGGTCTTCCCGACTTGGAGAAAGAGGGACATTAA
- the greA gene encoding transcription elongation factor GreA — MAEVTYMTREGYNKLKAELEHMRAKERPAAAAAIAEARDKGDLSENAEYDAAKEAQAMLEMRIANMEATLAGARILDESNVNTDKIQILSRVKLMNHSTNKEVEYTIVSEKEANLKAGKLSIGTPIAQALLGKKKGDKVDVQVPAGTVCFEVLDISI; from the coding sequence ATGGCAGAAGTTACATACATGACCCGCGAAGGGTACAACAAGCTCAAGGCAGAGTTGGAACACATGCGCGCGAAAGAGCGCCCGGCTGCAGCCGCAGCCATAGCCGAGGCACGCGACAAGGGCGACCTCTCGGAAAATGCCGAATACGATGCGGCCAAGGAGGCTCAGGCCATGCTGGAGATGCGCATAGCCAATATGGAGGCTACGCTTGCCGGTGCCCGTATCCTCGACGAGTCCAATGTGAATACGGACAAAATACAGATACTCAGCCGTGTCAAACTCATGAACCACTCCACGAACAAAGAGGTCGAGTACACGATAGTATCGGAAAAAGAGGCCAACCTGAAAGCCGGCAAGCTTTCGATAGGCACCCCCATCGCCCAAGCCCTGCTCGGCAAAAAGAAAGGCGACAAGGTCGATGTACAGGTACCGGCCGGAACGGTATGTTTCGAGGTACTCGACATCTCCATATAG
- the cls gene encoding cardiolipin synthase produces the protein MAGMFASMISMSDIRSVIMALYFVIIAAAVIVIVHDLRDPVKALSWILVITLLPVVGIVFYMVFGRNYRKEKIFNRKEIDDFEQIGRLCRVQLRELVDPDIQHIEPIEANKDIITLLLNNNRALLTVRNKVKILNDGKAKFEELFEAIEGAVSSVHLEYYIFENDETGRRLTDLLARKVKEGVEVRLIYDDVGSWNMKRRHARRLRAMGIRVCCFMPVVFPWLTSKLNNRNHRKIVVVDGKIGFTGGINVADRYVHGTKFGPWRDTHLRIEGDAVNMLQAIFMTDWYFVSGKELLNDEKYFPKSRIRTRSPMQIASSGPDSDWASIMQAFFAAINKARKSIYISTPYFLPNQAILTALKVAALSGVDVRIILPFRSDSKIVYWASRSYIGEMLDAGIKVYFFCKGFNHSKILIIDDNFCSVGSANMDIRSFEDNFEVSAIMYDPKVAEELTGYFLGDIGNSVAVTPESWENRPNLHAVYESLARLASPLL, from the coding sequence ATGGCTGGTATGTTCGCATCGATGATATCCATGTCCGATATTCGGAGCGTAATCATGGCGTTGTATTTCGTGATTATTGCCGCCGCCGTCATCGTCATCGTTCATGACCTGCGCGACCCGGTCAAGGCCCTTTCCTGGATACTCGTCATTACGCTGCTGCCCGTGGTCGGCATCGTTTTCTACATGGTGTTCGGCCGCAATTATCGGAAAGAGAAGATTTTCAACCGCAAGGAGATAGATGATTTCGAGCAGATAGGCCGGCTTTGCCGGGTGCAGTTGCGCGAACTCGTAGACCCGGATATTCAGCACATCGAACCCATCGAAGCCAATAAGGATATCATTACCCTGCTGCTGAATAACAACAGGGCGCTCCTGACAGTACGGAACAAAGTGAAGATACTCAATGACGGGAAGGCGAAATTCGAGGAGCTGTTCGAGGCTATCGAAGGGGCCGTATCGTCCGTACATCTGGAATATTACATTTTCGAGAATGATGAAACGGGGCGCCGTCTGACCGACCTGTTGGCCCGGAAGGTGAAAGAGGGGGTGGAGGTACGTCTGATATACGATGATGTCGGCAGCTGGAACATGAAGCGCCGCCACGCCCGGCGGTTGAGGGCCATGGGAATCCGGGTATGCTGTTTCATGCCGGTCGTGTTCCCGTGGCTCACGAGCAAGCTGAATAACCGCAACCACCGCAAGATAGTGGTCGTGGACGGCAAGATAGGGTTTACGGGCGGGATTAATGTCGCCGACCGTTATGTGCACGGGACGAAGTTCGGCCCGTGGCGCGACACCCATCTGCGGATAGAGGGGGATGCGGTGAACATGCTGCAGGCCATCTTTATGACGGATTGGTATTTCGTCAGCGGTAAAGAACTGCTCAACGACGAGAAATATTTTCCCAAGAGCCGGATACGTACCCGTTCCCCGATGCAGATAGCCTCTTCCGGTCCCGATTCCGACTGGGCTTCCATCATGCAGGCGTTTTTCGCCGCCATCAACAAGGCGCGGAAATCCATCTACATATCCACTCCCTATTTTCTGCCGAACCAGGCCATTCTGACGGCACTCAAGGTGGCGGCCCTCAGCGGTGTGGACGTGCGTATCATCCTGCCTTTCCGTTCCGACAGCAAGATAGTCTATTGGGCTTCCCGTTCCTACATCGGCGAGATGCTCGATGCCGGTATCAAGGTCTATTTCTTCTGCAAGGGGTTCAACCACTCCAAGATATTGATAATAGACGACAACTTCTGTTCGGTGGGGTCGGCCAATATGGATATACGGAGTTTCGAGGATAATTTCGAGGTGTCGGCCATCATGTACGACCCCAAAGTGGCGGAAGAACTGACCGGTTACTTCCTGGGCGATATCGGCAACAGCGTTGCTGTTACCCCCGAATCGTGGGAGAACCGCCCCAATCTCCATGCCGTTTACGAATCCCTCGCCCGCTTGGCAAGCCCGCTGCTGTAA
- a CDS encoding sugar 3,4-ketoisomerase, protein MNIYDCKILNLPKIGDKRGNLSFVEEMAHIPFAVERTYWIYDVPGGESRGGHAYKENEEFIIALSGSFDVFVDDGVHKRTYSLNRSYYGLYVPKGVWRELSNFSTNSLALILASTAYNAADYIRNYLEFKSFRNER, encoded by the coding sequence ATGAATATATACGACTGTAAAATACTGAATCTTCCTAAGATAGGAGATAAGCGAGGGAACTTGTCTTTTGTTGAAGAGATGGCGCATATTCCATTTGCCGTCGAGAGGACTTATTGGATATACGATGTGCCGGGAGGTGAGTCCCGGGGTGGGCATGCCTATAAGGAGAATGAAGAGTTTATCATTGCTTTATCAGGAAGTTTTGATGTCTTTGTAGATGACGGAGTACATAAACGTACCTATTCGTTGAACAGGTCGTATTATGGTTTATATGTCCCTAAGGGGGTGTGGCGTGAATTGAGTAATTTCTCTACGAATTCACTTGCTTTGATACTGGCCTCTACTGCTTATAATGCGGCTGATTATATACGGAATTACTTGGAATTTAAATCATTTCGTAATGAAAGGTAA
- a CDS encoding sugar 3,4-ketoisomerase, producing MKGNTVYDCTMVELDKHHHEKGNITVVENGITVPFDVKRVYYLYDVPGGETRGGHAHKELYQLMVAASGSFSVILDDGTVKRTFVLNRPYQGLLIVPGIWRELDDFSSGSVCLVLASQVYEEADYIRKYPDFINYKHG from the coding sequence ATGAAAGGTAATACGGTATATGACTGTACTATGGTGGAGCTGGACAAGCATCATCATGAAAAAGGGAACATTACGGTTGTTGAGAACGGAATAACGGTTCCTTTTGATGTGAAGCGTGTGTACTATTTGTATGATGTACCGGGCGGGGAGACACGCGGAGGACATGCGCATAAAGAATTGTATCAGTTGATGGTGGCGGCCAGTGGCAGTTTCAGTGTTATTTTGGATGATGGGACCGTGAAGCGCACGTTCGTATTGAATAGACCATATCAAGGACTGCTCATTGTGCCGGGTATATGGCGTGAACTTGATGATTTCTCTTCGGGTTCGGTCTGCCTTGTGTTGGCTTCTCAGGTTTATGAAGAAGCTGATTATATAAGAAAATATCCTGACTTTATCAATTATAAACATGGTTGA
- a CDS encoding GNAT family protein, translated as MVEVVRYSAGLASEWNDFVKKSKNGTFLFNRGYMDYHADRFRDCSLMIYRKGRLSAVLPANVVGDILYSHQGLTYGGFILNDKVTVADMLEIFEEVNSFLKKNGVAKVVYKAIPYIYADIPAQEDLYALFRQNARLIAGNISSTIYQNNKLKFSESRQSGVRKAKRQGLIVTESDDMAAFWEILSANLNFKYGVMPVHSLAEISLLKSRFPENIRLFLCLEGQMPLGGTVVFETGRVLHVQYISANEDGKAKGALDILFDFLINERYAEIPVFDFGQSTEKMGTILNEKLIFQKEGFGGRGVMYNTYEYLI; from the coding sequence ATGGTTGAGGTTGTGAGGTATTCAGCTGGTCTAGCCAGTGAATGGAATGATTTTGTGAAAAAATCCAAGAATGGTACCTTTCTGTTTAACAGAGGATATATGGATTATCATGCGGACCGTTTTAGAGATTGTTCATTAATGATATACCGTAAAGGAAGATTGAGTGCGGTTTTGCCTGCAAATGTAGTGGGAGATATCTTGTATTCGCATCAGGGACTGACATATGGTGGGTTTATTTTGAATGATAAGGTAACTGTTGCGGATATGTTGGAGATTTTCGAGGAGGTTAATTCTTTCCTGAAAAAGAATGGTGTCGCAAAAGTCGTATATAAAGCAATTCCGTATATTTATGCGGATATTCCTGCCCAGGAGGATTTGTATGCCTTGTTTAGGCAAAATGCTCGTCTGATTGCTGGTAATATTTCATCGACTATTTATCAGAATAATAAACTTAAATTTTCTGAGTCGCGGCAATCGGGTGTTCGTAAGGCGAAAAGACAAGGGCTCATTGTTACGGAATCGGATGATATGGCTGCTTTTTGGGAGATATTATCGGCAAATCTGAATTTTAAATACGGTGTGATGCCAGTTCATTCTTTAGCCGAAATTTCTTTGTTGAAAAGTCGTTTCCCTGAGAATATCAGGTTGTTTCTTTGTTTAGAGGGGCAGATGCCGTTGGGAGGAACGGTCGTTTTTGAAACAGGACGGGTTTTACATGTTCAATATATATCGGCGAATGAGGATGGAAAAGCCAAAGGCGCCCTTGATATTTTATTTGATTTCTTGATAAATGAGCGTTATGCAGAGATTCCTGTCTTTGATTTCGGTCAATCGACGGAAAAAATGGGAACCATCTTGAATGAGAAACTGATTTTTCAAAAGGAAGGTTTTGGGGGACGAGGAGTCATGTACAATACTTATGAGTATTTGATTTAG
- a CDS encoding acetyltransferase, with protein sequence MKQIVLIGTADTAKDIYSFIKDYKLFDVIAFAVDHQYKTEEYCCGLPVYVIEELSEKIDKNEVGIFVPIQWNYINRQRKEMYWRLKDAGFHFVNVIAPNAVIHSMGSIGENCWIADNVVIESNVTIGNNVFVKSKAWIGHYTTIADHCFIGAASMVAGKVTIGEQSFIGINAMVFDGVKIGRKCLVGACTFVKRSLPDFSSIKLSSAVTEIRQYNEIDIEEKLVAAKNIR encoded by the coding sequence ATGAAACAGATTGTCCTTATCGGAACTGCCGATACAGCTAAAGATATTTATTCTTTTATTAAAGATTACAAACTGTTTGATGTTATTGCTTTTGCGGTGGATCATCAATATAAAACAGAAGAATATTGTTGCGGTCTTCCAGTTTATGTGATAGAGGAGCTGAGTGAGAAAATAGATAAAAATGAGGTGGGAATCTTTGTGCCTATTCAGTGGAACTATATTAATAGACAGCGTAAAGAAATGTATTGGCGATTAAAAGATGCCGGATTTCATTTTGTTAATGTAATTGCACCTAATGCAGTAATTCATTCTATGGGCAGCATAGGTGAAAATTGTTGGATAGCAGACAATGTAGTAATTGAATCTAATGTTACTATTGGGAATAATGTTTTTGTTAAATCCAAAGCATGGATTGGGCATTATACTACGATAGCAGACCATTGTTTTATTGGGGCAGCTTCAATGGTTGCAGGGAAAGTGACTATTGGAGAACAATCGTTCATCGGAATCAATGCCATGGTATTTGACGGTGTGAAAATTGGTCGGAAATGTTTGGTAGGGGCTTGTACCTTTGTCAAACGTTCTTTGCCTGATTTTTCGTCGATTAAACTGTCGTCCGCTGTAACGGAAATTCGACAGTATAATGAAATCGACATTGAAGAGAAATTGGTCGCAGCTAAAAATATAAGATAG
- a CDS encoding DegT/DnrJ/EryC1/StrS family aminotransferase: MVKFLDLQAVTAKYAEEIHEAVQRVVDSGWYLQGEENRQFEENYAAYIGTRYAIGCANGLDALIWIFRAYIEMGVMQPGDEIIVPANTYIASILAITENGLVPVLAEPDLETYQIDGNRIERLVTSKTKGVLIVHLYGQCAYTVQIGEVCDRYGLKLIEDNAQAHGCQFGHRHTGALGDAAGHSFYPGKNLGAFGDAGAVTTDDPELAETVRTLANYGSAQKYVFKYCGRNSRLDEIQAAVLNVKLKHLEEDIEARKLVARYYINRIVNPLVTLPKVRDWYAHVFHIFPVRCPERDRLQKYLAEAGIQTIIHYPIPPHKQECYKEWNSLVFPITETIHAEELSLPMSPVMSDVDMELVVNAVNAFR, translated from the coding sequence ATGGTTAAATTTTTAGATTTACAGGCCGTAACAGCTAAATATGCGGAGGAGATTCATGAAGCAGTGCAACGTGTTGTCGATTCGGGCTGGTATCTTCAGGGGGAGGAGAATCGACAATTCGAAGAGAATTATGCTGCTTATATCGGGACGCGATACGCGATAGGGTGTGCTAACGGTTTGGATGCACTCATCTGGATCTTTAGAGCATATATCGAAATGGGCGTCATGCAGCCCGGTGATGAGATAATCGTTCCTGCGAATACATATATAGCATCAATTCTTGCGATTACGGAAAACGGACTCGTACCGGTATTGGCGGAACCTGATTTGGAAACTTACCAGATTGATGGCAATCGTATTGAGAGATTGGTTACGTCTAAAACGAAAGGAGTGCTTATCGTACATTTGTACGGACAATGTGCTTATACGGTCCAAATCGGTGAAGTATGCGATAGATATGGTTTGAAACTGATTGAAGATAATGCCCAGGCACATGGATGTCAGTTCGGTCATAGGCATACAGGTGCGCTGGGAGATGCGGCCGGACATAGTTTTTATCCAGGTAAGAATCTGGGGGCTTTCGGTGATGCGGGAGCGGTGACCACGGATGACCCGGAGTTGGCGGAAACGGTCAGGACGCTTGCTAATTATGGGTCTGCTCAAAAGTATGTGTTTAAATATTGTGGACGCAACAGCCGGTTGGATGAAATACAGGCTGCTGTGCTAAATGTCAAATTGAAACATCTTGAGGAGGATATCGAAGCTCGCAAACTGGTTGCGCGTTATTATATCAATCGGATTGTGAATCCTTTGGTTACCTTGCCGAAGGTGCGAGACTGGTATGCCCATGTATTCCATATTTTTCCCGTCCGTTGTCCTGAGCGAGACAGACTGCAGAAGTATCTGGCGGAAGCAGGTATACAAACCATTATTCATTATCCTATTCCGCCGCATAAACAGGAGTGTTATAAAGAGTGGAATAGTTTGGTTTTTCCTATCACTGAAACAATACATGCGGAGGAACTCAGTCTGCCTATGAGTCCGGTAATGAGCGATGTGGACATGGAGCTGGTTGTAAACGCAGTAAATGCATTCCGGTAA
- a CDS encoding O-antigen translocase, which translates to MAAAMDTQEIKKEQEGYQTAFKATALFGGVQVINILVSILKSKIVALWLGTTGFGIMSLFNSATSLIYSITNLGLQDSAVRDIAYAKGQNNLSSVARTVKAINRWIWATGLFGALVTIVLAPWLSQWLFESNKYVLSFVLLSCVVLLSGIYNGNYATLQGTRNLRLMAKANIFGAVTGFLCSLPMFYFFRDRGIVWALILTALSTTVVSLLYVKKANIPDARLTYGESYHIGLKTVKLGVMMSLSGISVTLVQFVVKTFIARTGSIADVGLYQAGWALNGTYLGLVFTAMAKDYYPRLSQAATDNRVVRTMMNQQTEIALLVLAPLVIVMIVFMPFFIELLYSGEFIGIVRMTEWLLIGSLIKAGSWGLSFVFLAKGDGRLFLFNELGTKIITLPAYLVGFHFFGLDGIGYAYTFNFTVYFLWVALVAYKRYGISYDNGYWRLFTVLLAMILIFPLGERLWNAGYGTGIALIVCIGVYALFEFNRRINLRTLTEKLHQRGGRK; encoded by the coding sequence ATGGCCGCAGCTATGGATACTCAGGAGATAAAAAAAGAGCAAGAGGGATATCAAACTGCTTTTAAGGCGACGGCTTTATTCGGAGGTGTACAGGTAATTAATATACTTGTATCTATATTGAAATCCAAAATCGTCGCATTATGGCTCGGTACTACTGGGTTTGGTATCATGAGCCTTTTTAATTCGGCGACTTCCCTAATATATTCCATAACGAATCTGGGGCTGCAGGACAGTGCGGTTCGGGACATTGCTTATGCGAAAGGACAAAACAACCTTTCGTCAGTTGCACGTACCGTGAAAGCTATTAATCGGTGGATATGGGCCACGGGATTGTTCGGTGCTCTTGTTACCATTGTTTTGGCTCCGTGGTTGAGTCAGTGGCTGTTCGAAAGTAATAAATACGTCCTTTCTTTTGTGCTGTTGTCATGCGTCGTACTGTTGTCCGGTATATATAATGGGAATTATGCTACGTTGCAGGGAACAAGGAATCTGCGGTTGATGGCAAAAGCCAACATTTTTGGTGCGGTTACCGGATTTTTATGTTCGTTGCCTATGTTCTATTTTTTTCGGGACCGGGGTATTGTATGGGCATTGATATTAACTGCGCTTTCTACGACTGTTGTCAGTCTGCTTTATGTGAAAAAGGCGAACATTCCGGATGCCCGCTTGACATATGGGGAGAGTTATCATATCGGACTCAAAACAGTTAAATTGGGTGTCATGATGTCGTTGAGCGGTATCAGTGTTACGCTTGTGCAATTTGTAGTAAAAACATTTATCGCAAGAACAGGAAGCATTGCTGATGTCGGGCTTTATCAGGCCGGCTGGGCCTTGAACGGTACTTATTTGGGGCTGGTATTTACGGCTATGGCCAAAGATTACTATCCTCGTCTTTCACAAGCTGCTACGGATAATCGTGTGGTCAGAACAATGATGAACCAGCAGACGGAGATTGCACTATTGGTTTTGGCTCCTCTTGTGATTGTTATGATTGTTTTTATGCCATTTTTTATAGAGCTGTTATATTCCGGAGAGTTTATTGGAATAGTCAGAATGACAGAATGGTTGCTTATCGGATCGTTAATCAAGGCGGGGTCGTGGGGTTTGAGTTTTGTCTTTCTGGCGAAAGGAGACGGTCGGCTTTTTCTTTTTAATGAATTAGGTACGAAAATCATTACCCTGCCGGCTTATTTGGTCGGGTTTCACTTTTTCGGGTTGGACGGTATTGGCTATGCTTATACTTTCAATTTCACAGTGTATTTTCTCTGGGTTGCTCTCGTCGCGTATAAACGGTATGGTATATCATATGATAACGGCTATTGGCGATTGTTTACGGTGCTATTGGCGATGATACTTATTTTTCCGTTAGGCGAAAGATTGTGGAATGCAGGTTATGGAACGGGTATCGCATTGATTGTGTGTATCGGAGTGTATGCTTTGTTTGAATTCAATCGACGGATAAATTTGAGAACCTTGACAGAAAAGTTACACCAAAGGGGCGGAAGGAAGTGA